TTGCAACTATGGAGAGGGCTAGTCCAGCAAGAACTATTGAGACGGGAAGTGCGGTTAAGGAGCTTGAAGCCAGGAAGTATGGTGTCACTGGAAATGCAACCCCTATTAGATATGCTAATCCAGTGTAGAGTGCTGCCCTAAATTCATTCTGCTCCTCTTCCTCAGTCAAAAGCCTTACAACTGCCTCACCTTTCTCTCCAAGCTTCCCCGCAACATCTCTAGCCAGCTCTTCCGGAAGGCCACCCTCTAACAGCTTTTCATAGATTTCATCCTTGGCCTTATCGGGGGAAACTTTGAAGAGAACTTTTGTTCTCTCTCTTATGGCCTCGTTAACCTGTCTCTGGCTCCTTACCGAGATTAAGGCTCCTATTGCCATCGACAAGGCCCCTGCCACACCGACTATTAGGCCACTTATCCCCACGAGCTTCGGAGAGTGCGGATAGACGGCAGATAGTCCAGTTACTGCTCCAAGAATTTCAACAAGCCCATCGTTCATTCCCAGCACGAAGTCTCTCACGTTCTCAACGTGGAACCTTCTCTTGCTTTCGTAGAAGAACTTCTCATGCTCAAGCTCGTCCACTATTATCCTTTTGAGCTCTTCCATCTCTTCCTCAGAGAACTCGTCGGAGTATTTGGTCAGAAACTTGAAATACTTTTGAATAGCACTGTTCTCGCCCATCTCCAGAATTGATGCCACAACACCTGGGCCTAGCATTTTCCTCAGTAGTTTAACTACAAAAATCGTGAAGCCTTTGACCTTTGGTTTCCTTGGCTTCACTCCCCTTTTCCTCAGGAATTCGTGCCAGAACTTTGCATGTCCAGATTCCATCTTGGATAGCCTAAGGAATTCTTTCTTTATCCTCTCGTCCTTCTCCATCTTGGCAAGTTCTGCGTAAAGCACGGCATCAGAGTACTCATCGTTGTAAAACTCCTCGGCAAGTTTAACTATCTCCATACCATCCCCTAGAGATTCCATTAATTTCTGGGTTAATAAATTAAGT
This is a stretch of genomic DNA from Pyrococcus sp. ST04. It encodes these proteins:
- a CDS encoding VIT1/CCC1 transporter family protein, yielding MEIVKLAEEFYNDEYSDAVLYAELAKMEKDERIKKEFLRLSKMESGHAKFWHEFLRKRGVKPRKPKVKGFTIFVVKLLRKMLGPGVVASILEMGENSAIQKYFKFLTKYSDEFSEEEMEELKRIIVDELEHEKFFYESKRRFHVENVRDFVLGMNDGLVEILGAVTGLSAVYPHSPKLVGISGLIVGVAGALSMAIGALISVRSQRQVNEAIRERTKVLFKVSPDKAKDEIYEKLLEGGLPEELARDVAGKLGEKGEAVVRLLTEEEEQNEFRAALYTGLAYLIGVAFPVTPYFLASSSLTALPVSIVLAGLALSIVATSVALISGISVRKKVAEMVATGLGAAFLSYLFGHLMETLFNVSGL